The Carassius auratus strain Wakin chromosome 40, ASM336829v1, whole genome shotgun sequence genome has a segment encoding these proteins:
- the med13b gene encoding LOW QUALITY PROTEIN: mediator of RNA polymerase II transcription subunit 13-like (The sequence of the model RefSeq protein was modified relative to this genomic sequence to represent the inferred CDS: inserted 2 bases in 1 codon) codes for MMSSCFVPNGASLEDCHSNLFCLADLTGIKWKCFVWQGPTSSPILFPVTEEDPILCSFSRCLKADVLSVWRRHQTPGRRELWIFWWGDDPNFAELVHHDLSCYEDGSWESGLTYECRTLLFKAIHNLLERCLMNRSFVRIGKWFVKPYEKDEKPINKSEHLSCSFTFFVHGDSNVCTSVEINQHQPVYLLSEEHLTLAQQSSSSVQVILSPYGLSGTLTGQSFKLSDPPTQKLIEEWKQFYPIGPSTKEVTDDKMDDLDWEDDSLAAVEVVVAGVRMVYPACLVLVAQSDIPVMATVSSSTSSGSYSGGQHSHMIHGDTGISSVTLTPPTSPEEAQAVSQPAQKWVKLSAMSGAFSVDSSSHHGGKIPRRLASQMVERVWQECNINRAQNKRKFSTMSNGVCEEETDKASVWDFVESSQRSQCSCSRLKNQKQRACSTPGHPPSAGQPPQPSTKHKMAEKLEKGDKQQKRPQTPFHHRSSLCEEQPNLEQGDGVHRLCLQGHEDSCYPNLHHADVTSSKTPMLHSSTDEMGGSPQPPPLSPHPCEHGEETADGLKSSSSPLHQHFYPPSSEPCLVPQKPPDDSSLDPMPLSCPPPYPESLEASVYMGSAINPNEDTTHNPWRYFRVPGRKNADFQTPHLPGVTLFEDGNRAGCQDAVVSVTEFMSSSKRPLKVSEELVKMYEQKKKQYLSAAECDGDQEHESDPYAFVEGDDEFTFSDKDKKTGAEREPGKKNKRDDGSLSSSDGEYYFLTLKLIKKCXSLFLKMFLRVILNTPFHTDAQGSAGSKSLPTTSLIHETDLVVSINDLDNLFNSDEDDLTPGSRRAAGVAEGKFGRKEPKPAAPDPLPYSADLHQMFPTPPSLEQHIIMGYSPINMGNTESGAGFSLLDGAISGNFKMEVEEGFCSPKPSEIKDFSYVFKQESCQALIGCSLYAPLKMLPSHCLLPIKLPEECVYRPSWTVGKLEMLQPMAAMTFLNKDSNIPSVGSAVEQDQSCTPQTHNTFMSNSAPPSNCGAGILPSPATPRISAPTPRTPRTPRTPRGPASVQGSLKYENSDLYSPASTPSTCRPLNSVEPATVPSIPEAHSLYVTLILSESVMNLFKDCNFDSCCICVCNMNITGADVGVYISDPNMDSQYSSMDPCSCGFSAVMNRRYGNGAGLFLEDELDIMGRGSDAGRETEKHFEAVRVASLQIGAALKEQVPDDLILLLQDLCTNPFSPIIRPEHPSTSLKTPMRLEERDYYCDCYLALEHGRQFMDNMSGGKVDEMLVKSSSLHHWAKRSAFDMSMLFSQDVLRMLLSLQPVLQDTIQKKRSVRSWGVQGPLTWQQFHKMAGRGSYGTDESPEPLPIPTLLVGYEYDYVVLSPFALPYWEKLLLDPYSSQRDIEYLVVCPDNEALLNGAKTFFRDLTAVYESCRLGQHKPIAKSHADGIVTVSDAGAKSLTDQTLTDWLSKTINSSSEAFNKLKLYAQVCCHDLASILASQSLDSSLLSQRNQTSSTHTSSSGTPVTATQNTTPSTSCTSNTNTTTTTSTPSSSSSCSQGIGPMPSSKPNSLPPYGGLQSSQPTQGAGTLDDGTSATSQPQVLSEPAESTMEREKVGVPTDGESHAVTYPPAIVIYIVNPFSYEETGQGGNSSVWTMGLLRCYLEMLQTLPPHIRNAVYVQIIPSQYLLQPVWSEERHIYAQHLKSLAFSVYTQCRRRLPTSTNVKTLTGFGPGLAIDTALQSKERPECLHLYAPPFVLAPVKDKQTELGETFGEAAQKYNVLFVAYCLSHDQRWLLASCTDQYGELLETCVISIDVPNRARRKKGSARRQGLQKLWEWCLGLVQMTSLPWRIVIGRLGRIGHGELRDWSIMLSRRNLQSLSRRLKEMCRMCGISAADSPSILSTCLVAMEPQASFVIMPDSVSTGSVFGRSTTLNMQSQLNTPQDTSCTHILVFPTSAGLQAFNPNNDVTDGMGGMDGILDLLSENDLVDPDLINILPNSPNTSPVQSPGSHYHHGGDGSKGQSTDRMESHDESPNILQQPMALGYFVSTAKAGPLPDWFWSSCPQAKNQCPLFLKASLHLNVSSVQSDELLHSKHTHPLDSSHTSDVLRFVLEQYNALSWLTCDPATQDRRSCLPVHFVVLNQMYNLIMNML; via the exons TGATCCTCTCTCCGTATGGTTTGAGTGGGACTCTGACGGGCCAGTCCTTCAAGCTGTCAGATCCACCGACCCAGAAGTTGATCGAAGAATGGAAGCAGTTCTATCCCATAGGCCCCAGCACCAAGGAGGTCACAGACGACAAGATGGATGACCTCGACTGGGAGGATGACTCCTTGGCTGCTGTTGAGGTTGTTGTTG CTGGGGTGAGGATGGTGTACCCAGCCTGCCTGGTGCTGGTGGCCCAGTCAGACATCCCAGTCATGGCTACAGTGAGCTCTTCCACCTCCTCGGGCTCTTACTCAGGAGGTCAGCACAGTCACATGATCCATGGAGATACTGGCATCTCTTCAGTCACCCTGACTCCTCCCACTTCACCAGAGGAGGCTCAAGCAG TTTCTCAGCCTGCCCAGAAATGGGTGAAACTCTCCGCTATGTCAGGCGCCTTTAGTGTGGACAGCAGCAGTCATCACGGAGGCAAGATCCCCCGCCGGCTAGCCAGCCAAATGGTGGAGCGAGTCTGGCAGGAGTGCAATATTAACCGAGCCCAGAACAA GAGAAAGTTTTCAACCATGTCTAATGGAGTATGTGAGGAAGAAACGGACAAAGCTTCTGTTTGGGACTTTGTGGAGTCATCTCAAAGGTCGCAGTGCAGTTGCTCAAG GCTTAAGAACCAGAAACAGCGGGCGTGTAGCACCCCCGGGCATCCTCCATCTGCTGGCCAACCTCCTCAGCCCTCTACCAAACACAAGATGGCGGAGAAGCTGGAGAAAGGAGACAAGCAGCAAAAGAGGCCCCAGACGCCCTTCCACCACCGCAGCTCTCTGTGTGAAGAACAGCCCAACTTGGAGCAGGGAGATGGCGTTCACAGGCTGTGTCTGCAGGGCCATGAGGACAGCTGCTACCCCAACCTACACCATGCTGACGTCACCTCCAGCAAGACCCCAATGCTGCACAGCTCAACTGATGAGATGGGTGGCTCCCCTCAACCCCCGCCCCTCAGCCCGCACCCTTGTGAGCACGGAGAGGAGACTGCCGACGGCCTAAAGTCTTCCTCCTCACCCTTGCACCAACACTTCTATCCTCCTTCCTCTGAGCCCTGCCTGGTACCCCAGAAACCCCCAGATGATTCTTCACTAGACCCAATGCCTTTATCCTGCCCACCTCCGTACCCAGAGTCCCTAGAAGCCTCCGTGTACATGGGCTCCGCCATAAACCCCAACGAGGACACAACACACAACCCCTGGAGGTACTTTAGGGTGCCTGGTAGGAAGAATGCGGATTTCCAAACACCTCATCTTCCTGGGGTCACACTATTCGAGGATGGTAACAGGGCCGGATGCCAGGATGCTGTTGTGTCAGTTACAGA GTTTATGTCCTCCTCCAAAAGGCCTCTGAAAGTGTCGGAAGAGCTGGTGAAGATGTACgagcaaaagaaaaaacagtatcTCTCAGCAGCTGAGTGCGATGGGGACCAGGAGCATGAATCTGACCCTTATGCTTTTGTGGAAGGAGATGATGAGTTTACTTTCTCtgataaagacaaaaaaacaggAGCCGAGAGGGAGCCCGGGAAGAAAAATAAG aggGATGATGGCAGTTTGTCATCTTCTGATGGTGAGTATTATTTCCTTACACTTaagttgataaaaaaatg ttcattgtttCTGAAAATGTTCCTGAGGGTCATTTTGAACACACCTTTTCACACAGATGCCCAGGGGTCAGCTGGCAGTAAATCACTTCCAACCACCAGCTTGATTCACGAGACAGATCTGGTTGTGTCCATTAATGACCTGGACAACCTCTTTAACTCTGACGAGGATGACCTGACG CCTGGATCCAGAAGAGCTGCTGGTGTAGCAGAGGGAAAATTTGGTAGGAAAGAACCAAAACCAGCAGCGCCAGACCCCCTGCCTT ATTCTGCGGACCTGCACCAGATGTTCCCAACCCCTCCATCACTGGAGCAGCACATCATCATGGGCTACTCTCCTATAAACATGGGCAATACAGAGTCAGGGGCTGGCTTCTCTCTTTTGGATGGGGCCATCAGCGGGAACTTCAAGATGGAGGTGGAGGAGGGTTTCTGCAGCCCCAAACCCTCAGAGATTAAG GACTTCTCCTACGTGTTTAAACAAGAGTCCTGTCAAGCGCTCATCGGCTGCTCCCTTTACGCCCCTCTGAAGATGCTGCCCAGCCATTGTCTGCTTCCCATCAAGCTTCCAGAAGAGTGTGTGTACCGGCCCAGCTGGACAGTCGGCAAACTGGAGATGCTGCAACCAATGGCAGCCATGACCTTCCTCAACAAGGACAG TAACATCCCTAGTGTAGGAAGTGCAGTTGAGCAGGACCAGAGCTGCACCCCTCAGACACACAACACCTTTATGTCCAACAGCGCACCACCCAGCAATTGCGGCGCTGGCATCCTACCCTCACCGGCCACCCCTCGAATCTCTGCCCCGACACCACGGACACCCCGGACCCCACGCACCCCCAGAGGCCCTGCCAGCGTCCAGGGCTCACTGAAATACGAGAACTCCGACCTGTATTCTCCCGCCTCTACACCCTCCACCTGCCGACCTTTAAATTCAGTGGAGCCGGCCACCGTGCCCTCCATCCCGGAAGCTCACAGCCTATACGTCACCCTCATCCTCTCCGAGTCGGTCATGAACCTCTTCAAGGACTGCAACTTTGACAGCTGTTGCATCTGCGTCTGCAACATGAACATTACGGGGGCAGATGTGGGCGTCTACATCAGCGATCCCAACATGGACTCACAGTACTCAAGCATGGACCCCTGCTCTTGCGGTTTCAGCGCGGTCATGAACCGTCGATATGGAAATGGTGCCGGCCTCTTTCTGGAGGATGAGCTGGACATCATGGGAAGGGGTTCAGATGCTGGTCGGGAGACTGAGAAGCACTTTGAGGCTGTACGCGTGGCCTCCCTTCAGATAGGGGCGGCCCTTAAAGAGCAGGTCCCGGATGATCTAATCCTCTTGCTGCAGGACCTGTGCACTAACCCCTTCTCCCCCATCATCAGGCCAGAACATCCCAGCACCAGTCTCAAGACCCCCATGCGCCTGGAGGAGAGGGACTATTACTGTGATTGCTACTTGGCTCTGGAGCATGGCAGACAGTTCATGGACAACATGTCTGGGGGAAAAGTCGATGAGATGCTGGTCAAGAGCTCCTCTTTACACCACTGGGCCAAACGCAGTG CTTTCGATATGAGCATGCTGTTCTCTCAGGACGTGCTGAGGATGCTGCTGTCACTACAGCCTGTCCTGCAGGACACCATCCAGAAGAAGAGGTCTGTGCGCTCTTGGGGAGTCCAGGGCCCCCTCACCTGGCAGCAGTTCCACAAGATGGCTGGCAGGGGATCGTATG GCACGGATGAATCTCCAGAGCCCCTCCCCATTCCCACCTTACTGGTAGGTTACGAGTATGACTATGTAGTGCTGTCACCTTTCGCTCTGCCATACTGGGAGAAGCTTCTGTTGGACCCGTACAGCTCTCAGCGGGATATCGAATATTTGGTTGTGTGTCCCGACAATGAAGCCCTGCTTAATGGAGCCAAAACTTTCTTCAGAGACTTGACAGCTGTATATGAG TCGTGTCGGCTCGGTCAGCACAAGCCCATCGCTAAGTCTCATGCTGATGGTATTGTGACTGTGAGTGATGCTGGAGCCAAATCTCTCACGGATCAGACTCTCACTGACTGGCTCTCAAAAACCATAAACAGCAGCAGCGAGGCGTTTAACAAACTCAAACTCTACGCACAAGTGTGCTGTCACGACTTGG CATCCATTCTAGCATCCCAGTCTTTGGACAGCTCACTGCTTTCCCAACGAAACCAAACCAGCTCTACACACACTTCCAGCTCTGGTACCCCCGTAACAGCCACTCAGAATACCACCCCGTCTACCAGCTGCACCTCCAACactaacaccaccaccaccacgtcCACCCCTtcgtcctcttcctcctgctctcAGGGCATAGGCCCCATGCCATCTTCCAAGCCCAATTCTCTACCTCCTTATGGAGGCTTGCAGTCCAGCCAGCCGACTCAGGGTGCAGGAACTCTGGATGATGGCACATCGGCCACCAGCCAACCTCAGGTCCTGTCTGAGCCCGCAGAAAG CACAATGGAGAGAGAGAAGGTGGGGGTGCCTACTGATGGAGAATCCCACGCTGTCACCTATCCTCCTGCTATAGTGATCTACATCGTAAACCCTTTCAGCTATGAGGAGACAGGCCAAGGCGGCAATTCTAGCGTGTGGACAATGGGTCTTCTTCGCTGTTATCTAGAGATGCTTCAGACTCTTCCTCCTCACATCAGGAATGCTGTATATGTCCAA ATTATTCCCAGTCAGTACTTGCTGCAGCCGGTCTGGAGTGAGGAGCGCCATATATACGCACAGCACCTGAAGTCTCTGGCTTTCTCAGTTTACACTCAGTGCAGACGGCGTCTGCCAACCTCCACTAATGTCAAAACGCTAACAGGCTTCGGCCCCGGCCTGGCCATTGACACTGCACTACAGAGCAAAGAG AGACCAGAGTGTTTACATCTCTACGCACCACCGTTCGTCCTGGCACCAGTGAAGGACAAGCAGACAGAGCTGGGTGAGACTTTTGGAGAAGCTGCCCAGAAATACAACGTGCTGTTTGTGGCCTACTGCCTGTCACATGACCAGAGGTGGCTCCTGGCTTCATGCACAGACCAGTACGGAGAGCTGCTGGAAACCTGCGTCATCAGCATTGACGTACCCAACCG AGCTCGGAGGAAAAAGGGCTCTGCACGACGGCAGGGCCTTCAGAAGCTTTGGGAATGGTGCCTCGGTCTCGTACAGATGACCTCACTTCCTTGgcgcattgtgattggccggCTCGGAAGGATAGGTCACGGGGAATTGCGTG ATTGGAGTATTATGTTGAGTAGGCGAAACCTTCAGTCTCTCAGCAGACGACTGAAGGAAATGTGCAGGATGTGCGGCATCTCTGCAGCAGACAGTCCCAGCATCCTCAGTACCTGTCTAGTCGCCATGGAACCACAGGCATCCTTTGTCATCATGCCAG ACTCCGTGTCCACGGGCTCCGTGTTTGGCCGCAGCACGACCCTGAACATGCAGTCCCAGTTAAACACTCCTCAGGACACCTCCTGCACTCACATCCTCGTGTTCCCCACTTCTGCCGGCCTCCAGGCCTTCAATCCCAACAACG ATGTCACAGATGGCATGGGCGGCATGGATGGGATCTTAGACCTGCTGTCAGAGAATGACCTGGTTGATCCTGATCTTATTAACATCTTACCCAACTCTCCCAACACCTCCCCGGTACAGTCGCCAGGCTCACATTACCACCACGGAGGAGACGGCAGCAAG GGCCAGAGCACAGACAGGATGGAGTCTCACGACGAGTCTCCCAACATCCTCCAGCAGCCCATGGCTCTGGGCTACTTTGTGTCGACGGCTAAAGCCGGCCCACTGCCTGACTGGTTCTGGTCCTCCTGCCCACAGGCAAAGAACCAATGTCCACTCTTCCTGAAG gCTTCTCTGCACCTTAATGTTTCATCAGTGCAGTCAGATGAGTTGCTGCACAGTAAACACACTCACCCTCTGGACTCCAGCCATACCTCAGATGTGCTCAG ATTTGTGCTGGAACAGTACAATGCCCTTTCATGGCTGACCTGTGACCCAGCGACTCAGGACCGGCGCTCTTGTCTGCCTGTGCACTTTGTTGTGCTCAaccaaatgtacaacttaataaTGAACATGCTCTAA